Proteins co-encoded in one Schaalia radingae genomic window:
- a CDS encoding quaternary amine ABC transporter ATP-binding protein has product MSILECDHVYKIFGRDKQQVVDKLRNGADPSSITHATVAVNNVSLNIEEGEIFVVMGLSGSGKSTLLRTLNGLGPATAGSVKVKGTDITKLKPAELRDVRRESMSMVFQHFALLPHRTVLENAAYPLEIAGVGKQEREEKAMEELKIAGLEGREHFYPSELSGGMQQRVGLARALCAPGDILLMDEAFSALDPLIRRDMQELLLEIQARSQRTIVFITHDLNEAMLLGSRIAVMRDGEIVQVGTAEEILTQPANEYVARFVRDVDRSRVITASAIMNKPVARIYLDDGPRVVLHKLEEVDLQGGWVISSGDRHLHGYVEADEIAAALAHDPQLRTISDLVHPTHPGISPDTSLSDIIMPSATRPIPVPVVADDGQLLGVISRVALLRALGQGAGKEDTSVPITSDANRTGQATQATEMADAAHAVPASEQGGKH; this is encoded by the coding sequence ATGAGTATCCTCGAATGTGATCATGTTTATAAGATATTCGGACGAGATAAGCAGCAGGTAGTTGACAAACTACGAAATGGTGCAGATCCGTCATCCATCACACATGCAACTGTCGCAGTGAATAATGTGTCCCTGAACATTGAAGAAGGCGAAATCTTCGTCGTCATGGGACTATCCGGTTCTGGAAAATCAACACTGTTAAGAACCCTAAACGGCCTTGGACCCGCCACTGCGGGAAGTGTCAAAGTCAAAGGCACTGACATCACGAAACTGAAACCGGCAGAACTTCGAGATGTGCGCCGCGAATCCATGTCCATGGTCTTCCAGCACTTCGCACTGCTGCCGCACCGCACAGTGCTGGAGAATGCTGCCTACCCGCTTGAAATCGCCGGAGTAGGCAAGCAGGAACGCGAAGAAAAAGCTATGGAAGAGCTGAAGATCGCTGGTCTGGAGGGCCGCGAACACTTCTATCCGTCTGAACTGTCAGGCGGCATGCAGCAGCGAGTGGGCCTGGCTCGCGCGCTGTGCGCTCCCGGCGACATCCTGCTCATGGACGAGGCCTTCTCCGCCCTCGATCCGCTGATTCGCCGTGATATGCAAGAACTTCTTCTTGAAATTCAGGCACGTTCTCAGCGCACCATCGTCTTTATTACTCACGACCTGAACGAAGCCATGCTGCTGGGCAGCCGCATCGCCGTGATGCGTGACGGTGAAATCGTCCAAGTCGGCACAGCTGAAGAGATTCTGACGCAACCAGCCAACGAATACGTGGCGCGCTTCGTGCGCGACGTGGACCGCTCGCGCGTGATCACCGCGTCGGCCATTATGAACAAACCGGTTGCACGCATCTACCTTGACGACGGTCCACGCGTCGTGCTGCACAAGCTCGAAGAAGTGGATCTGCAGGGCGGCTGGGTGATTTCCTCAGGGGACCGCCATCTGCATGGATACGTGGAAGCCGATGAAATTGCAGCGGCCCTCGCCCATGATCCGCAGCTGCGAACTATCAGCGACCTCGTGCACCCCACGCACCCTGGAATCTCGCCGGACACGTCTCTGTCGGACATCATCATGCCGTCCGCCACGCGACCCATACCCGTACCCGTGGTGGCAGATGACGGCCAGCTGCTTGGCGTCATTTCACGTGTCGCGCTGCTGCGCGCACTAGGACAGGGCGCTGGAAAAGAAGACACGAGCGTGCCCATCACCAGTGATGCAAACCGGACGGGACAAGCCACTCAGGCAACTGAAATGGCTGATGCGGCCCATGCTGTACCTGCAAGCGAGCAGGGAGGTAAACACTGA
- a CDS encoding Sir2 family NAD-dependent protein deacetylase translates to MAHHSIEDYFPDGNIPNLRIKNTPVPPAEDARPDPTDVSAALEPVVELLDGKLIAVITGAGISTDSGLPDYRSPGAVDRHPMTLQQFMSDESYRRHYWARNHSGWLAPLRAQPNAGHLALAQMERDRIIDGVITQNVDMLHARAGTHSLVNLHGRFDRVMCTSCHRIFPRAALHKRLVELNPTWQISIDEGDVAPDADLDVGDTSGFVIANCPACGGILRTDVVFFGGTVRPHIVRAARTLVEKADALLVAGSSLAVGSAMRFVRQAHHEDKPIAIINRGATRGDRFAQVRVNIGTSTALPYLAERLHASAAPRQARPVFSR, encoded by the coding sequence GTGGCTCACCATTCGATTGAGGATTACTTCCCCGACGGCAACATCCCTAACCTGCGGATCAAGAACACGCCCGTGCCTCCGGCTGAAGATGCGCGACCCGATCCCACGGATGTGTCGGCCGCCCTCGAACCTGTTGTCGAGCTGCTCGACGGTAAGCTCATCGCGGTGATCACCGGTGCGGGAATTTCCACGGACTCCGGCCTGCCGGATTACCGATCCCCCGGCGCAGTTGACCGACACCCCATGACACTGCAGCAGTTCATGTCTGACGAGTCGTACCGCCGTCATTACTGGGCGCGCAACCATTCCGGCTGGCTCGCGCCTCTGCGCGCACAACCCAACGCCGGCCACCTCGCCCTGGCGCAGATGGAACGTGACAGGATCATCGACGGCGTCATTACGCAAAACGTCGACATGCTGCACGCCCGAGCCGGCACCCACTCACTGGTCAACCTGCATGGCCGCTTTGACCGCGTCATGTGCACCAGTTGCCACAGAATTTTTCCGAGGGCGGCCCTGCACAAGCGCCTCGTTGAGCTCAACCCCACGTGGCAGATCAGCATTGACGAGGGGGACGTCGCGCCCGATGCCGATCTGGATGTGGGCGACACAAGTGGTTTCGTCATCGCCAACTGCCCGGCGTGCGGCGGCATTTTGCGAACTGACGTTGTTTTCTTCGGCGGCACCGTCCGTCCACATATTGTCCGCGCGGCGCGCACCCTGGTTGAGAAAGCTGATGCGCTGCTGGTGGCAGGCTCATCCCTTGCCGTAGGCTCAGCGATGCGTTTCGTGCGCCAGGCTCATCACGAGGACAAGCCCATCGCGATTATCAATCGCGGCGCGACGCGGGGGGATCGTTTCGCACAGGTGAGGGTCAACATAGGGACGTCAACGGCGCTGCCGTATCTGGCTGAACGGCTCCACGCTTCTGCCGCCCCGCGCCAGGCGCGGCCTGTTTTTTCGCGATGA
- a CDS encoding phage holin family protein, with translation MSTNRFRSNSSAQPVTSTSDTTRTSYTATDANASRKSGPTIGELFATLSAQLTTLVRGEIELTKTKATAFLGKIGMGGGLLAGAAVFALFMLGWIFHTIELGIAQALPHWAASLIVVGILLIIVLILALVGVSALKKAKEDTPAPQEGLKDDVDALKKGLGK, from the coding sequence ATGTCGACGAACCGCTTCCGCTCGAACTCGAGCGCGCAGCCGGTCACTTCGACGTCCGATACGACTCGGACGTCCTATACAGCAACCGACGCGAATGCATCACGAAAATCAGGGCCGACCATCGGTGAGCTCTTTGCCACCCTGTCCGCTCAGCTCACTACGTTGGTGCGTGGTGAGATTGAACTGACGAAGACGAAGGCAACCGCATTCCTGGGAAAGATCGGCATGGGTGGCGGCCTGCTCGCTGGAGCAGCCGTTTTCGCACTGTTCATGCTGGGCTGGATTTTCCACACGATCGAGCTCGGCATTGCACAAGCTCTGCCTCATTGGGCGGCATCGCTGATCGTTGTCGGAATTCTCCTCATCATCGTGTTGATTCTGGCGCTGGTTGGTGTCTCCGCCCTGAAGAAGGCAAAGGAAGACACGCCTGCTCCTCAGGAAGGCCTGAAAGATGACGTCGATGCGCTGAAGAAGGGATTGGGTAAATGA
- a CDS encoding DUF3618 domain-containing protein, which produces MSQSEPRKAEGRSPEEIERELERTRAQMSVTVDELVKTISPSNQARLAKEAAQEKAKDYQAKAQLLVDDARAGDSDAIMKVAAAAVGVSALVGLVIFRIVKR; this is translated from the coding sequence ATGAGCCAGTCAGAACCCCGCAAAGCTGAAGGTCGTTCTCCCGAGGAGATTGAGCGCGAACTGGAGCGCACCCGCGCACAGATGAGCGTCACCGTTGACGAACTGGTGAAAACCATCAGCCCGTCCAACCAGGCTCGCCTCGCGAAAGAAGCTGCACAGGAGAAGGCCAAGGATTACCAGGCCAAAGCACAGTTACTGGTCGACGATGCCCGTGCGGGTGATTCAGACGCCATCATGAAAGTTGCGGCGGCAGCGGTGGGCGTGAGCGCCCTCGTGGGCCTCGTGATCTTCAGGATCGTCAAACGCTGA
- a CDS encoding DUF3073 domain-containing protein, producing MGRGRQKAKQTKVARKLKYFSPDTDLEALQRELAAERKGADPDDPYAKYIDDDDQQDDSYEDLYEDRYADMFADEDDEDDDYGAYESDQSSR from the coding sequence ATGGGGCGCGGCCGTCAGAAGGCCAAGCAGACGAAAGTCGCACGTAAGCTGAAGTATTTCAGTCCCGATACTGATCTGGAAGCCCTCCAGAGAGAGCTGGCTGCCGAGCGTAAGGGAGCCGATCCAGATGACCCATACGCAAAATACATCGACGATGACGATCAGCAGGATGATTCCTATGAGGATCTGTACGAAGACCGTTACGCCGACATGTTCGCGGATGAGGATGACGAGGACGACGACTACGGCGCATACGAAAGCGACCAGAGTTCACGCTGA
- the purM gene encoding phosphoribosylformylglycinamidine cyclo-ligase, with product MKNAISRTHNSTVVGATGGFAGMVDASALLGMTRPLLATSTDGVGTKIALAQALNIHDTIGQDLVGMVVDDIVVVGARPLLMTDYIACGKVVPEKIAAIVRGIAQACEQVDCPLVGGETAEHPGVMDPDDYDIAGAATGVVDADKMIGPDRVREGDAVIALASSGLHSNGYSLVRRVLDISGTSLESQCADFGRTVGEELLEPTRLYTRVCLDMLDSLGVDEGGLHALSHVTGGGLGANLSRVIPSGLCATVDRGSWTVPAVFEWVRRNGDVTWEALEDSLNLGVGMVAVVGQSTADQCMSLAADAGIEAWVLGEVIASEGSAAERTAAERTAAEGSSVERTAAGGHATTGAALSTSQPRLICGAKGVDAGAVALSGSYRVS from the coding sequence ATGAAGAACGCCATCAGCCGCACGCATAACTCCACCGTTGTAGGAGCAACCGGCGGGTTCGCCGGCATGGTCGATGCGAGCGCTCTACTCGGAATGACGCGCCCGCTGCTGGCCACCTCTACTGACGGTGTGGGCACGAAGATTGCGTTGGCGCAGGCGCTGAATATTCACGACACCATCGGCCAAGACCTGGTAGGCATGGTCGTTGATGACATCGTTGTTGTGGGTGCGCGGCCGTTGCTCATGACTGATTACATCGCGTGCGGCAAGGTTGTGCCGGAAAAGATCGCGGCGATCGTGCGCGGTATCGCCCAGGCGTGCGAACAAGTCGATTGCCCGCTGGTGGGCGGCGAAACCGCTGAGCATCCCGGAGTGATGGATCCGGACGATTACGACATCGCCGGTGCTGCAACCGGCGTAGTGGACGCGGACAAGATGATCGGCCCTGACCGCGTGCGCGAGGGTGACGCCGTGATCGCTCTGGCATCATCTGGCCTGCATTCCAACGGTTATTCGCTGGTGCGACGCGTTCTGGACATCTCCGGAACCTCTCTGGAATCGCAGTGCGCCGACTTCGGTCGAACAGTGGGGGAGGAACTGCTTGAACCCACACGTCTGTACACCCGTGTGTGCCTCGACATGCTGGATTCTCTTGGCGTTGACGAGGGTGGCCTGCACGCCCTGAGCCACGTCACCGGCGGGGGATTGGGAGCCAACTTGTCTCGAGTCATTCCCAGCGGTTTGTGCGCGACTGTGGATCGTGGTTCATGGACTGTGCCTGCCGTGTTTGAGTGGGTGCGCCGCAACGGTGACGTGACATGGGAAGCTCTGGAGGATTCACTGAACCTGGGTGTTGGCATGGTCGCTGTAGTCGGGCAGTCCACTGCTGACCAGTGCATGTCGCTCGCTGCCGACGCTGGGATAGAGGCGTGGGTGCTGGGCGAGGTCATCGCCTCAGAGGGTTCCGCTGCAGAACGCACTGCTGCAGAACGCACTGCTGCTGAAGGCTCTTCCGTAGAACGCACTGCTGCAGGGGGCCATGCCACAACGGGAGCCGCCTTGAGCACGTCCCAGCCGCGACTGATCTGCGGTGCCAAGGGAGTCGATGCCGGGGCCGTGGCGCTATCCGGCAGTTATCGCGTGAGCTGA
- the purF gene encoding amidophosphoribosyltransferase, with the protein MSMSLPDDTDDHPHDHCGVFGVWAPGEDVSRLTYFGLYALQHRGQQSAGIAASDGNNILVYKDQGLVNQVFNEQTLTGLRGHIALGHVRYATTGADNWHNAQPTLGPTPWGTVALGHNGNLINTAALSTLVDKISHGERRADRNSTTDTSIITDLLGKADRLPAPWRGEEGAVEDVDEGDAATSAAPTTAPASAKPAARTVLDSEPTTPTAQADTAPAGADNAQPGRPSEAAFQAARRASGEIDPGALSEAIRQAREAGDDEDHGSLVPSALKVLPLLRGAFSLVFMDEHAMYGARDPHGYRPLVLGRLSRGWVLASETSALDLVGASFVREIKPGELVVIDSSGVRSYTFAQAASATCVFEYVYLARPDTVIGDRQIVAARRQMGAILAKENPAEADLVMPTPESGTPAAIGYAEESGIPFAQGLVKNSYVGRTFIQPTQSLRQLGIRLKLNPLKEVIAGKRLIVIDDSIVRGNTQRALVRMLREAGALEVHVRISSPPVLWPCFFGIDFPTRAELIASSMDVDEICRSIGADSLAYLSLPGMVRATGQGDNLCVGCFTGAYPEPVTRGTPIPGTPGATV; encoded by the coding sequence ATGAGCATGTCGCTTCCTGACGACACTGACGATCATCCACACGACCATTGCGGCGTTTTCGGCGTGTGGGCGCCAGGCGAAGATGTTTCACGCCTGACATATTTTGGCCTGTACGCGCTGCAGCATCGTGGCCAGCAGTCGGCGGGTATTGCCGCCTCTGACGGTAACAACATCCTCGTGTACAAGGATCAGGGCCTGGTCAACCAAGTGTTCAACGAGCAAACCCTGACAGGTCTGCGTGGACACATCGCCCTCGGACATGTCCGTTACGCCACCACCGGTGCAGACAACTGGCACAACGCCCAGCCCACGCTCGGCCCGACACCGTGGGGCACAGTCGCGCTAGGACATAACGGCAACCTGATCAACACGGCTGCGCTGAGCACCCTCGTCGATAAAATCAGTCATGGCGAACGCCGGGCAGACCGAAATTCGACCACTGACACCTCGATCATTACTGACCTGCTGGGTAAAGCTGACCGGTTGCCCGCCCCGTGGCGCGGCGAAGAAGGGGCTGTCGAAGATGTGGACGAGGGCGACGCAGCCACGTCCGCTGCACCCACTACCGCACCAGCCTCTGCCAAGCCTGCCGCGCGGACCGTGCTCGACTCCGAGCCCACCACGCCCACCGCACAAGCCGATACCGCGCCCGCAGGAGCAGACAACGCGCAGCCCGGCCGCCCTTCTGAAGCCGCATTCCAGGCCGCACGCCGCGCATCCGGAGAAATCGATCCGGGCGCCCTGTCAGAGGCGATACGCCAGGCCAGGGAAGCCGGCGACGATGAGGACCACGGTTCACTGGTGCCCTCCGCGCTCAAGGTTCTGCCACTGCTGCGCGGCGCATTCTCACTGGTGTTCATGGACGAGCACGCCATGTATGGTGCGCGTGATCCGCACGGATACCGCCCACTCGTGCTGGGACGCCTGTCGCGCGGATGGGTGCTCGCCTCGGAAACGTCTGCACTGGATCTGGTGGGCGCCTCGTTCGTGCGAGAAATCAAGCCGGGCGAACTGGTGGTCATTGACTCTTCTGGAGTGCGTTCCTACACGTTTGCGCAGGCCGCCAGCGCAACATGCGTCTTTGAATACGTCTACCTTGCGCGCCCCGACACGGTGATCGGGGATCGTCAGATCGTGGCGGCTCGTCGGCAAATGGGAGCAATCCTGGCTAAGGAGAATCCGGCCGAGGCTGACTTGGTCATGCCGACACCCGAATCGGGAACACCCGCTGCGATCGGGTACGCCGAAGAATCAGGCATCCCTTTTGCGCAGGGACTTGTGAAGAACTCCTATGTGGGCCGCACGTTTATCCAGCCCACGCAGTCGCTGCGTCAGCTGGGTATCCGACTCAAGCTCAACCCGCTCAAGGAAGTTATCGCCGGCAAACGACTCATCGTCATCGACGATTCGATCGTGCGCGGGAACACTCAGCGCGCGTTGGTGCGTATGCTGCGCGAAGCAGGCGCGCTGGAAGTTCATGTGCGTATCTCCTCGCCGCCAGTGCTGTGGCCCTGCTTCTTCGGCATTGATTTTCCGACGAGGGCGGAACTGATTGCCTCGTCGATGGATGTGGACGAAATCTGTCGTTCCATTGGTGCTGATTCGCTGGCCTACCTCTCACTTCCCGGCATGGTCCGCGCAACCGGGCAAGGCGATAACCTGTGCGTAGGGTGTTTCACCGGCGCGTACCCCGAACCTGTCACACGCGGCACACCCATCCCCGGCACGCCGGGCGCAACGGTCTAG